From Halichoerus grypus chromosome 6, mHalGry1.hap1.1, whole genome shotgun sequence, one genomic window encodes:
- the CHKB gene encoding choline/ethanolamine kinase gives MAAEGTAVAGGGAVGDRLAKDSLQQSQCPDAAPNRRRGSSLSRDAERRAYQCCREYLGGAWRRVRPEELRVDPVSGGLSNLLFRCSLPDHLPSVGKEPREVLLRLYGAILQGVDSLVLESVMFAILAERSLGPQLYGVFPEGRLEQYIPSRPLKTCELREPVLSAEIATKMARFHGMEMPFTKEPHWLFGTMERYLKQIQDLPPTGLPQMNLLETYSLKDEMGNLRKLLDSTPSPVVFCHNDIQEGNILLLSEPENTDRLMLVDFEYSSYNYRGFDIGNHFCEWVYDYTHEEWPFYKAQPADYPTRGQQLHFIRHYLAEVKKGETISQEEQRKLEEDLLVEANRYALASHFFWGLWSILQASMSTIEFGYLEYAQSRFQFYFQQKGQLSSFHLSS, from the exons ATGGCTGCCGAGGGGACAGCTGTGGCCGGAGGCGGGGCTGTCGGCGACCGGCTGGCCAAGGACAGCTTGCAGCAGTCTCAGTGCCCGGACGCGGCCCCGAACAGGCGGCGCGGCTCGTCGCTGTCGCGTGACGCCGAGCGCCGAGCCTACCAGTGCTGCCGGGAGTACTTGGGCGGGGCCTGGCGCCGAGTGCGGCCCGAGGAGCTGAGGGTTGACCCTGTGAG CGGAGGCCTCAGTAACCTGCTGTTCCGCTGCTCGCTGCCGGACCACCTGCCCAGCGTTGGCAAGGAGCCCCGGGAGGTGCTGCTGCGGCTGTACGGGGCCATCCTGCAG GGCGTGGATTCCTTGGTCCTGGAAAGTGTGATGTTCGCCATCCTGGCAGAGCGGTCGCTGGGGCCCCAGCTCTATGGAGTCTTTCCAGAGGGCCGGCTGGAACAGTACATCCCA AGCCGGCCACTGAAAACCTGTGAGCTTCGAGAGCCGGTGCTGTCAGCAGAAATCGCCACGAAGATGGCCCGGTTCCATGGCATGGAGATGCCGTTCACTAAGGAGCCCCACTGGCTGTTTGGGACCATGGAACG GTACCTAAAGCAAATCCAGGACCTGCCCCCCACTGGCCTCCCCCAGATGAACCTGCTGGAGACGTACAGCCTGAAGGATGAGATGGGCAACCTCAG GAAATTGCTAGACTCTACCCCATCACCAGTGGTCTTCTGTCACAATGACATCCAGGAAG GGAACATCTTGTTGCTCTCAGAGCCAGAAAACACCGACAGACTCATGCTGGTCGACTTCGAGTACAGTAGTTACAACTACAG GGGCTTTGACATTGGGAACCATTTTTGTGAGTGGGTTTATGATTATACTCACGAGGAGTGGCCTTTCTACAAAGCGCAGCCTGCAGACTACCCCACTCGGGGGCAGCAG CTCCATTTTATTCGACATTACCTGGCAGAGGTCAAGAAAGGTGAAACCATCTCCCAAGAGGAGCAGAGGAAACTGGAAGAAGATTTGCTGGTAGAGGCTAATCG ATATGCTCTGGCATCCCATTTCTTTTGGGGTCTCTGGTCTATCCTCCAGGCGTCTATGTCCACCATAGAATTTGGTTACTTG GAGTATGCCCAGTCACGGTTCCAGTTTTACTTCCAGCAGAAAGGACAGCTGAGCAGCTTCCACCTCTCATCTTGA